The window AAGGAACTGCGCCGCCACGCCGACAAGCTCGACGCGCTCCAGGCCGACTGGGCCGACAAGGCGCAGCTGGCGCTGAGCAAGAACCGCGAGGACCTTGCCCGCGCCGCCCTCCTTGAAAAGAAGAAGGCCTCCGACATGGCCGAGCAGCTGCGTTCCGAGATCGCGGTGCTCGACGATTCGCTCGGCGCCTACGAACAGGACATCGAGAAGCTGCAGAGCCGCCTGCGCGAAGCCCGCAGCCGCCAGAGCGCGATTGCCGCGCGCCTCAAGAGCGCGGAGAACCGCGTGAAGCTGCGCACCCTGCTTGCCAGCGAGCGCGTCGACGAGGCGCTGGCCCGCTTCGACCAGCTCGAACGCCGGGTGGACTATGCCGAAGGCCGCGCCGAGGCGATGAACATCGGCGACGACAGCCGCCAGCCGACGCTCGCCGATGAAATTGCCGCGCTCGCCGATGGCGACTCGATCGAGGCCGAATTGGCGCAGATGAAGAAGACGATGGGCCAGGGCTCGGACACCACCGGGCAGTAAACCAAAGGCCACCGGGCCGCGCGGCA is drawn from Novosphingobium decolorationis and contains these coding sequences:
- the pspA gene encoding phage shock protein PspA — its product is MSRLDTEIEILHASSDACDDRGQRQGGRTWHAANDSHASFTTTTRRPSHNKGIASMGIFSRTRDIIAANFNDMLDKAEDPAKMIRLIILEMEETLVEVRTSSARTIADQKELRRHADKLDALQADWADKAQLALSKNREDLARAALLEKKKASDMAEQLRSEIAVLDDSLGAYEQDIEKLQSRLREARSRQSAIAARLKSAENRVKLRTLLASERVDEALARFDQLERRVDYAEGRAEAMNIGDDSRQPTLADEIAALADGDSIEAELAQMKKTMGQGSDTTGQ